A section of the Engraulis encrasicolus isolate BLACKSEA-1 chromosome 8, IST_EnEncr_1.0, whole genome shotgun sequence genome encodes:
- the LOC134453602 gene encoding uncharacterized protein LOC134453602 has product MDIKVFDESRTEVDQEAFAYLMKQPDVHVLEIDIPEEGTSEDSVSSGSLADAEASSGSDDTVILTPSPRQLKQGEERRLAQMVEDILKGSPGGDKIMNEYARTKYLSDSRRRDLVKILVAHMTNEHGTSPPRHVKEDYALGIISLFPYLADPRSKLGYEHYYNAEDGSGYLAWRIKTLQKEASEGRVKRPRPSQAGGPSVDRDPCKEGNWLSDERQCQEAIALMKHTADESVVKEKMRLTLVYRQKILRDTDKSTDILSIFPRFMDIPGLIEQDFALLFGDSTSAKLMEKWSTNIKPKVIAQSRGLTQTADLQDLIQNALATEVEEGWDSDMSSILLLVHLLPPSNPGRKRPGKISAHRACDHVVKFIKTGASIQGHLEGITQSVQPYLLAVGPKKSMIQSYFIVVDKQALPCKSSNSLAAFDELFKAHYVFGTTYCHELTNVFTFLQTTIYDIDVEITKVNPRVAELRARMLQ; this is encoded by the exons ATGGACATTaaagtctttgatgagtcaaggACCGAGGTTGATCAGGAAGCTTTTGCATACTTGATGAAGCAGCCAGATGTTCATGTCCTGGAAATTGATATCCCAGAGGAAGGAACATCTGAAG ATTCCGTTAGCTCAGGCTCCCTTGCTGATGCTGAGGCTAGTTCTGGATCTGATGACACTGTGATACTGACCCCTAGCCCAAGACAATTAAAACAAGGAGAGGAACGTCGTCTTGCCCAA ATGGTTGAAGACATCTTAAAAGGAAGCCCAGGAGGGGACAAGATCATGAATGAATATGCTCGGACAAAGTACCTGTCAGATAGCAGAAGGCGTGACCTGGTGAAGATATTGGTTGCTCATATGACAAATGAACATGG aacaAGCCCACCTCGGCATGTGAAGGAAGACTACGCACTGGGTATCATCTCCCTCTTCCCCTATTTGGCTGACCCAAGGAGCAAGCTTGGCTAT GAACATTATTACAACGCAGAAGATGGAAGTGGCTATTTGGCTTGGAGAATTAAAACTCTGCAGAAAGAAGCATCAGAGGGACGAGTTAAACGTCCACGACCTTCACAAGCAG GTGGGCCATCTGTTGATAGAGATCCTTGCAAGGAAGGCAATTGGTTGAGCGATGAACGCCAGTGTCAGGAAGCAATTGCTCTGATGAAGCACACAGCTGATGAATCGGTGGTGAAGGAAAAGATGAGGTTGACCCTAGTCTATCGGCAGAAGATTCTGCGTGACACTGACAAATCCACTGATATCCTATCAATTTTTCCAAGATTCATGGACATACCAGGCCTG ATTGAGCAGGATTTTGCACTTCTCTTTGGTGACTCAACCTCTGCAAAGctgatggagaaatggtccaccaACATAAAACCAAAAGTCATTGCACAGAGCCGTGGCCTGACACAGACTGCGGATCTCCAAGACCTCATCCAGAATGCTCTTGCTACTGAAGTTGAAGAAG GTTGGGACAGTGACATGTCGTCCATACTGTTGCTGGTCCACCTTCTACCACCCTCCAATCCAGGGCGCAAAAGGCCAGGAAAGATTTCCGCTCATCGAGCCTGTGATCATGTGGTGAAATTCATCAAG ACTGGTGCCAGCATTCAGGGCCATTTGGAGGGCATCACACAGAGTGTCCAGCCATATCTACTTGCAGTTGGACCAAAGAAAAGTATGATCCAATCTTACTTCATTGTTGTTGACAAACAGGCCTTGCCATGCAAGTCCTCCAATTCACTGGCTGCATTCGATGAGCTTTTTAAAGCTCATTATGTTTTCGGTACCACTTACTGCCATGAGCTCACAAATGTGTTCACTTTCTTGCAAACAACCATCTATGACATAGATGTTGAAATTACCAAAGTCAATCCAAGAGTAGCTGAGCTTAGAGCACGAATGCTGCAGTAG